The following are encoded in a window of Planctomycetaceae bacterium genomic DNA:
- a CDS encoding glucuronosyltransferase, which translates to MSDTKKVLLVTGHYLLSKRRAGFHALAEAFWQKGWQVLFFTGALSRLSRLRRDYRLQYPVLAEANRIRPVKDRMDSFVWYTPWHPASVRMRWLERLTYRWFARYGRQDIGPSRAFVEEADLIIFESTPALLLTEAFKEINPRARYVYRVSDDMRLLGNHRVVLDAQDRLAGTFDLISVPSEPLLEKFRQYPQTRLHLHGINKDVFDAPHENPYDPAWEANCLFVGASRLDYAVLAAAAGQFKRWAFHVIGPFRNLPRAANIIAHGEMEFLKTVPYIRHADIGLHTLAHVPGAECFTNSLKVMQYCYCRLPIVAPEFLRTPRRNMFYYRPGDAESIAHALRQARAFDRAAYTRDDILSWTDLASLLAGETTSAATPR; encoded by the coding sequence ATGTCTGATACGAAGAAGGTCCTCCTGGTCACAGGGCACTATCTGCTGTCCAAGCGGCGGGCTGGATTCCATGCCTTGGCCGAGGCGTTCTGGCAAAAGGGCTGGCAGGTGCTGTTCTTTACCGGAGCCCTGAGCCGCCTGTCCCGCCTGAGGCGCGACTATCGCCTGCAGTACCCGGTGCTGGCCGAGGCCAATCGCATCCGCCCGGTCAAGGACCGGATGGACAGCTTCGTCTGGTACACGCCCTGGCATCCGGCGTCGGTCCGCATGCGGTGGCTCGAGCGCCTCACGTACCGATGGTTCGCCCGGTACGGCCGCCAGGACATCGGCCCCAGCCGGGCGTTCGTCGAAGAGGCCGACCTGATCATCTTCGAGAGCACCCCGGCGCTGCTGCTGACAGAGGCCTTCAAGGAGATCAACCCGCGGGCGCGCTACGTCTACCGCGTCTCGGACGACATGCGACTGCTGGGCAACCACCGCGTGGTCCTGGACGCCCAGGACCGCCTGGCCGGCACGTTCGATTTGATCAGCGTCCCCAGCGAACCGCTGCTGGAGAAGTTCCGGCAGTACCCCCAGACGCGGCTGCACCTGCACGGCATCAACAAGGATGTCTTCGACGCCCCGCACGAGAACCCGTACGACCCGGCGTGGGAGGCCAACTGCCTGTTCGTGGGCGCCAGCCGCCTGGATTACGCGGTGCTGGCCGCGGCGGCGGGTCAATTCAAGCGGTGGGCGTTCCACGTCATCGGGCCTTTCAGGAATCTGCCCCGCGCCGCCAACATCATCGCCCACGGCGAGATGGAGTTTCTCAAGACCGTGCCGTACATCCGCCACGCGGACATCGGCCTGCACACGCTCGCGCACGTTCCGGGCGCGGAGTGTTTCACCAACAGCCTCAAGGTCATGCAGTACTGCTACTGCCGCCTGCCCATCGTCGCGCCGGAGTTCCTCCGCACCCCGCGCCGCAACATGTTCTACTATCGCCCCGGCGACGCCGAATCGATCGCCCACGCCCTGCGCCAGGCCCGAGCGTTCGATCGGGCGGCCTACACCCGCGACGACATCCTGTCATGGACAGACCTGGCGAGCCTGTTGGCCGGCGAAACGACGTCCGCCGCCACACCGCGCTAA